In a single window of the Streptomyces sp. NBC_00285 genome:
- a CDS encoding DUF7873 family protein: MAKLNQIIAVEKGVKSKALQELTQAHQDVQKPALLAGISRTYQPKDEEGEQLPPESTRVQIKAEDALRATAGTLTRLFDVTATKDWANRSAVADVVVDGTVLLPQVPVPYLLFLEKQLTDLHTFVRKLPVLDASESWNLDPSTDSWKTDPVRTIRTKKVPRNHVKAEATEKHPAQVEVYYEDVPVGYWTTVKFSGALPARRVNELLDRVEKLQQSVKFAREEANNTEVTDQRVGDAVFGYLFR, translated from the coding sequence GTGGCGAAGCTGAATCAGATCATCGCAGTCGAAAAGGGCGTCAAGTCCAAGGCCCTCCAGGAGCTCACCCAGGCTCACCAGGACGTGCAGAAGCCCGCCCTGCTGGCCGGCATCTCCCGGACCTACCAGCCCAAGGACGAGGAGGGCGAGCAGTTGCCGCCCGAGTCCACGCGGGTGCAGATCAAGGCCGAGGATGCTCTGCGGGCGACCGCCGGGACGCTGACGCGGCTCTTCGACGTGACCGCGACGAAGGACTGGGCGAACCGGTCTGCGGTCGCGGACGTGGTGGTCGACGGTACGGTGCTGTTGCCCCAGGTGCCCGTCCCCTACCTGTTGTTCCTGGAGAAGCAACTCACCGACCTGCACACCTTCGTGCGCAAGTTGCCAGTGCTCGACGCCTCCGAGTCTTGGAACCTGGACCCCTCGACGGACTCGTGGAAGACGGACCCGGTGCGGACCATCCGCACAAAGAAGGTTCCGCGCAACCACGTGAAGGCCGAGGCCACGGAGAAGCACCCGGCGCAGGTCGAGGTGTACTACGAGGACGTCCCGGTCGGTTACTGGACCACGGTGAAGTTCTCCGGCGCGCTGCCCGCCCGGCGGGTCAACGAGCTCCTCGACCGCGTTGAGAAGCTCCAGCAGTCCGTCAAGTTCGCCCGCGAGGAGGCGAACAACACCGAGGTCACCGACCAGCGGGTCGGCGACGCGGTATTCGGCTACCTGTTCCGGTAG
- a CDS encoding helix-turn-helix domain-containing protein: METVTAKGRFGGRPRDVDDDVLAVAQSHLRRTEPQSVAAIARDLGVGRSTLYRALAHTEAEAAQRQEGTQ, translated from the coding sequence TTGGAGACCGTCACTGCCAAGGGCCGGTTCGGCGGGCGCCCCCGCGACGTCGACGATGATGTCCTGGCCGTCGCGCAGTCCCACCTGCGCCGTACCGAGCCCCAGTCCGTCGCGGCCATCGCCCGCGATCTCGGAGTGGGCCGCTCGACGCTGTACCGGGCACTGGCCCACACCGAGGCCGAGGCGGCCCAGAGGCAGGAGGGAACACAGTGA
- a CDS encoding PadR family transcriptional regulator: MTLQTQLVLRALLEDPAKQRYGLELCELAGLPSGTIYPILARLEHVGWVDSTWEDPAVHEEAGRPRRRFYRITKDGAEQARSALAHAYRARNQPLPGWAAARPIADGGVS, translated from the coding sequence ATGACCCTGCAGACCCAACTGGTGCTGCGGGCTTTGCTGGAAGACCCCGCCAAACAGCGCTACGGCCTGGAGCTGTGCGAGCTGGCGGGGCTGCCGTCGGGCACGATCTATCCGATCCTGGCGCGCCTGGAACACGTCGGCTGGGTGGACAGTACCTGGGAAGATCCCGCCGTACACGAGGAAGCCGGCCGTCCGCGCCGCCGCTTCTACCGGATCACAAAAGACGGCGCTGAACAGGCGCGCAGTGCCCTCGCGCATGCCTACCGCGCCCGCAATCAGCCTCTTCCGGGATGGGCTGCCGCACGCCCGATAGCCGATGGGGGAGTGTCATGA
- a CDS encoding contact-dependent growth inhibition system immunity protein, whose protein sequence is MNPVDHRLHLYHTLDELDPPRWAPPVSDATHLVRKVHELRRVPLGELGPADLRTLISQQVAMEYVLPLAVHLLLEKPLLDACFYEGDLLLATVRVPASAWFLFPDLGARLRTVITALSETVVASLPGGAAEELARFVARPEFRR, encoded by the coding sequence ATGAATCCTGTGGACCACCGGCTGCACCTTTATCACACCCTCGATGAGCTGGACCCGCCCCGGTGGGCGCCTCCTGTCTCTGACGCGACTCATTTGGTCCGCAAGGTGCATGAGTTGCGGCGTGTTCCCCTGGGCGAACTCGGTCCGGCGGATCTGCGCACCCTTATCTCCCAGCAGGTGGCGATGGAGTACGTCCTTCCGCTCGCAGTGCACTTGCTGCTTGAAAAGCCGCTGCTTGACGCCTGCTTCTACGAGGGCGACCTGCTGCTGGCCACTGTGAGAGTCCCCGCTTCGGCCTGGTTCCTGTTCCCGGATCTCGGCGCGCGGTTGCGCACTGTAATCACGGCTTTGTCGGAGACAGTAGTCGCCAGCCTGCCCGGCGGCGCCGCCGAGGAGCTCGCCCGCTTCGTAGCTCGGCCTGAGTTCCGGCGCTGA
- a CDS encoding MarR family winged helix-turn-helix transcriptional regulator, whose amino-acid sequence MSQGEPGIELDTSLGYMLKAAASALHSALEAVLSPLGMTITHYSCLELLAQRPGLSNSELARGAFVTRQSMNVLLQALERQGLVIRPARAPVGRALPTELTARGRRQLEMASAAVRRVEQDMLANLDANGQDQMRRLLTTCIASLTEPPASAT is encoded by the coding sequence ATGAGTCAAGGCGAGCCCGGAATCGAGCTGGACACATCGCTGGGGTACATGCTGAAGGCGGCCGCGAGCGCTCTGCACTCCGCCCTGGAGGCCGTGCTGAGTCCGCTTGGCATGACGATCACCCACTACTCCTGCCTGGAGCTGCTCGCCCAGCGACCGGGTCTGTCGAACTCCGAGCTTGCCCGCGGCGCCTTCGTCACCCGGCAGTCGATGAATGTGCTCCTGCAGGCCCTCGAGCGCCAGGGACTCGTCATCCGCCCAGCGCGGGCGCCCGTGGGCAGGGCCCTGCCCACCGAGCTGACTGCCCGCGGGCGCCGCCAGCTAGAGATGGCCAGCGCCGCGGTTCGCCGCGTCGAGCAAGACATGCTGGCCAATCTGGATGCCAACGGACAAGATCAGATGCGGCGCCTGCTCACTACGTGCATCGCCTCATTGACCGAACCGCCCGCATCGGCGACGTAA
- a CDS encoding VOC family protein, whose amino-acid sequence MAVTGPDFISLQVRDLERSAVFYEQYLGLKRSDAGPPHAVVFDTKPIAFAVRDVVADVDLDAITQPGQGMALWLHAPDAQDIHDALAAAGTTIVSAPVDGPFGRTFTFADPDGYQVTLHDRG is encoded by the coding sequence GTGGCCGTTACCGGACCCGACTTCATTTCACTGCAGGTGCGCGACCTGGAGCGCTCTGCCGTTTTCTACGAGCAGTACCTGGGACTGAAGCGCTCTGACGCAGGACCGCCGCACGCTGTCGTGTTCGACACCAAGCCGATCGCGTTCGCTGTCCGCGACGTCGTCGCGGACGTCGACCTGGACGCGATCACGCAGCCGGGCCAGGGGATGGCGCTGTGGCTGCACGCCCCCGACGCGCAGGACATCCACGACGCCCTCGCCGCCGCCGGCACGACGATCGTCTCAGCGCCCGTCGATGGGCCGTTCGGCCGCACCTTCACGTTCGCGGACCCCGACGGCTACCAGGTGACCCTCCACGACCGCGGCTGA
- a CDS encoding transposase: MWNSSWSAQLPTSDLPPGQSARVGDQGPGKVMKLGRDLRCHNCLITSDRSADPATLAAWVRGHWEIENRLHWVRDVTYQEGKSLVRTGNAPRVMASLRSLVISLLRLDGEANIAAANRHHARDPQRTLKLLQTA; encoded by the coding sequence GTGTGGAACAGCAGCTGGTCCGCCCAGCTGCCGACGAGCGATCTGCCACCAGGGCAAAGTGCTCGGGTCGGTGATCAGGGGCCCGGCAAAGTCATGAAGTTAGGCCGTGACCTGCGGTGTCATAACTGCCTCATTACCAGCGACCGCAGCGCCGATCCCGCCACCCTGGCGGCCTGGGTCCGCGGCCACTGGGAGATAGAAAACCGGCTTCACTGGGTCCGCGACGTGACTTATCAGGAGGGTAAATCGCTGGTCAGGACAGGAAACGCGCCCCGTGTAATGGCCTCGCTGCGGAGCCTGGTCATCAGCCTGCTGCGCTTGGACGGCGAGGCCAACATCGCCGCCGCTAACCGCCACCACGCCCGCGACCCGCAGCGAACGCTAAAGCTGCTTCAAACTGCATGA
- a CDS encoding 3-oxoacyl-ACP synthase III family protein has protein sequence MTSIGAGISAIALEFPTHVRRNEFWERNHPELVANKDDGTYLRVVASSDGTETDNAFDIERRPYLSDTFRGARERRVIAAEETAIDLEQRALLGLCRARGIDPGELDAVMVNSWLPDTLGPQNAAHLTARLGLRVPAWNFESACNSVLVGLQTAAALVRAGDYERIALITSITSSRNVDPSSTLSWFLGDGCGALLIERCPTGRGIISSKVIGTQETCGVAEFLMEVDEVEADDTIRTPRIRMRMENTAAGRIMRDSAEQQLTTCVRGALDKAGYTIDDVDFLVVNTPVAWFAAFCARALGVDPAKTVSTFGTYANVGPVLTTANLFEAASTGRIKAGDVVVLFGIGSVSTAGAAVLVWGEDVALGPHPVSG, from the coding sequence TTGACCAGCATCGGAGCCGGTATATCGGCGATCGCCCTGGAGTTTCCGACCCACGTTCGACGCAACGAATTCTGGGAGCGGAACCACCCCGAACTGGTGGCCAACAAGGACGACGGGACCTATCTCCGTGTGGTCGCCTCCAGTGACGGGACCGAGACGGACAACGCTTTTGACATCGAGCGCAGGCCGTACCTGTCCGATACGTTCCGCGGCGCACGGGAACGGCGGGTGATCGCGGCGGAAGAGACAGCCATCGATCTGGAGCAGAGGGCACTGCTGGGGCTCTGCCGCGCCCGGGGTATCGACCCCGGCGAACTGGACGCGGTCATGGTCAACTCGTGGCTGCCCGACACCCTCGGACCGCAGAACGCCGCCCACCTGACCGCGCGGCTTGGACTCCGCGTGCCCGCGTGGAACTTCGAGTCCGCGTGCAACTCCGTGCTGGTCGGCCTGCAGACCGCCGCGGCGCTGGTGCGGGCCGGCGACTATGAGCGGATCGCCCTCATCACGTCGATCACGTCGTCCAGAAACGTCGACCCGAGCAGCACCCTGTCATGGTTCCTGGGCGACGGGTGCGGCGCGCTGCTCATCGAGCGCTGTCCGACCGGTCGGGGGATCATCTCGTCGAAGGTGATCGGCACGCAGGAGACATGCGGCGTTGCGGAATTCCTGATGGAGGTCGACGAGGTGGAGGCCGACGACACCATTCGGACGCCGAGGATCAGGATGCGGATGGAGAACACCGCCGCGGGCAGGATCATGCGGGACAGCGCCGAGCAACAGCTCACGACCTGCGTGCGCGGCGCGCTCGACAAGGCCGGGTACACGATCGACGACGTCGACTTCCTCGTCGTCAACACGCCGGTCGCCTGGTTCGCCGCGTTCTGCGCCAGGGCATTGGGTGTCGATCCGGCGAAGACCGTCAGCACCTTCGGCACCTATGCGAACGTCGGCCCGGTCCTGACGACCGCCAACCTGTTCGAAGCGGCCAGCACGGGCAGGATCAAGGCGGGCGATGTCGTCGTCCTGTTCGGGATCGGCTCGGTGTCCACGGCCGGAGCGGCCGTCCTGGTGTGGGGTGAGGACGTCGCCCTCGGCCCCCACCCTGTATCAGGCTGA
- a CDS encoding thiamine pyrophosphate-binding protein → MLSEVGFHLAGSGKRLFSDYLLRVLKQSSVDTLFCVPGSAIGPLLDRTLTDVDLRLVVARHESGAVAMADGYARATGRLGVAMVTSGPGALNALPHLAVAQADGSPVLLISGAVARSHHGRGGFQEGAEDGVDVVGALGRCVKYSREIGNSHSAPQLVDNAVRHALTAPRGAAHLSVPVDLFTEDVDSGEFGGKPLLPSETILLGGVVEIVRALLAAERPMLVLGNGAREALRSDPGLGKALAGFAERFAVPTATTMKGKGLFPETHPQALGVMGVGGSRRAHVYLTRNPPDVVVVVGSGLGEWASANWSPALRGTRALVQVDVDPAKIGRAYPVDHAVHADAGEFLRAMLAEADESAAHRPHQEPLRRRRDALEDLPDVVAEASVAELGGVPVTPQALMHHLQRWTAGIPEALVFVDIGNSTGWFTQRVAVDPPSQVHCPLGMASMGWASAAVIGAKLARPEATCVTITGDGGFLMNATEIATAARLRVGAIWVVLDDNAFNMVRQGMDHSFPDTMRTTDEDFGLGGPNLVGLAESLGARAWRVGVPDQIPIALDQARRAAEQDPGPQVICVSIDRDEPGPFRDRNESVGLSFRAPR, encoded by the coding sequence ATGCTTTCCGAGGTTGGCTTCCATCTGGCCGGAAGCGGCAAAAGGTTGTTTTCCGACTACTTGCTCCGGGTGTTGAAACAGAGCAGCGTTGACACGTTGTTCTGTGTCCCCGGAAGTGCCATTGGCCCATTGCTGGATCGAACCCTCACCGACGTGGACCTGCGGCTCGTTGTAGCGCGGCACGAGTCGGGTGCAGTGGCCATGGCGGACGGCTACGCGCGCGCGACCGGCAGGCTGGGTGTCGCCATGGTGACCAGCGGGCCCGGAGCGTTGAACGCCCTACCCCACCTGGCGGTTGCCCAGGCAGACGGTTCACCGGTACTCCTGATCAGCGGCGCGGTGGCCCGAAGTCATCACGGGCGCGGAGGCTTCCAGGAGGGGGCCGAGGACGGGGTGGACGTGGTCGGTGCGTTGGGGCGGTGCGTCAAGTACAGCAGAGAGATCGGCAATTCCCACTCCGCCCCGCAACTGGTCGACAACGCTGTGCGTCACGCGTTGACCGCCCCTCGCGGAGCCGCGCACCTGAGCGTTCCCGTCGACCTGTTCACCGAGGATGTCGATTCCGGGGAGTTCGGTGGGAAACCGTTGTTGCCGTCCGAAACGATCCTCCTCGGCGGAGTCGTCGAGATCGTGCGGGCGCTGCTGGCCGCCGAACGCCCCATGCTGGTGCTGGGAAACGGGGCACGCGAAGCCCTCAGATCCGATCCGGGCCTGGGCAAGGCGCTCGCTGGGTTCGCTGAGCGGTTCGCCGTTCCGACCGCGACCACGATGAAGGGCAAAGGACTTTTTCCCGAGACTCATCCGCAGGCCCTGGGTGTGATGGGGGTCGGTGGTTCCCGCCGAGCACACGTCTACCTGACACGGAACCCTCCTGACGTGGTCGTAGTGGTCGGCAGTGGCCTCGGGGAATGGGCGAGCGCCAATTGGTCTCCCGCGCTGCGGGGAACACGGGCGCTGGTGCAGGTCGACGTAGACCCGGCGAAGATCGGCCGTGCCTATCCGGTGGACCATGCAGTGCATGCCGACGCGGGGGAGTTCCTGCGTGCCATGCTGGCGGAGGCGGACGAGTCAGCCGCCCACCGGCCCCACCAGGAGCCGTTGCGCCGTCGACGTGATGCGCTCGAGGACCTGCCGGATGTCGTCGCCGAGGCATCGGTCGCCGAACTCGGTGGTGTGCCGGTCACACCGCAGGCCCTGATGCACCACCTCCAGCGGTGGACGGCGGGTATCCCGGAGGCGCTGGTGTTCGTCGACATAGGGAACAGCACCGGGTGGTTCACGCAGCGGGTGGCGGTCGATCCGCCGTCGCAGGTGCACTGCCCGCTGGGGATGGCGAGCATGGGCTGGGCCAGCGCCGCTGTGATCGGCGCCAAGCTCGCCCGGCCGGAGGCGACCTGTGTCACGATCACCGGTGACGGCGGGTTCCTGATGAACGCCACGGAGATCGCCACCGCGGCCCGGCTGAGGGTCGGGGCGATCTGGGTGGTGCTCGACGACAACGCCTTCAACATGGTGCGACAAGGCATGGACCATTCGTTCCCCGACACGATGCGCACCACCGACGAGGACTTCGGGCTGGGCGGCCCGAACCTGGTCGGGCTGGCCGAGAGCCTAGGTGCGCGAGCCTGGCGCGTCGGCGTCCCCGACCAGATCCCGATCGCGCTTGACCAGGCGAGACGCGCCGCTGAGCAGGATCCGGGCCCGCAGGTGATCTGCGTGAGCATCGATCGCGACGAGCCGGGCCCCTTCCGGGACCGCAACGAATCAGTCGGTCTTTCCTTCCGAGCGCCTCGCTGA
- the murJ gene encoding murein biosynthesis integral membrane protein MurJ, whose protein sequence is MVEGTPGAARTRLPGKQKRGRHAAAKSGAAKGGLMRSSMLMAAGTVVSRATGLLRTVLQAGALGTGLLATTYNQANVVPASLYFLLIGGALNSVLVPQLVRARMEQPDGGRAFEQRLVTLTMSVLGIGTLLAVWAAPQIISLYQSDSPANHEAFQLTVVFARFLLPQIFFYGLFSILGQVLNARNKFGAMMWTPVLNNVVLISMFGVYLGMMTVPDSVQDISQAQVTLLGAGTTLALAIQALALIPFARAAGFRFRPRFDWRGTGLGKSISAARWTLLFVLTNLVASTVVTRYASAADTALPNGGVGFSAYTYAQTIWSLPQSVITVSLVTALLPRMSRAVAEHRLDDMRGDLSRALRISGVVIVPAAFFFVALGPQMAQVVFAHGAAHPASIVPLGQMLQAFGLGLIPFSAQYMLLRGFYAFEDTRTPFWMAVWISTANIALATVCHLLMPPRWAVTGLAGAYAASYAIGLLITAMLLRRRLEGRLDGKRLCRTYGKLTASALAAGTLGWSVARSCSSTVTSTTWAPALGLAAGGLTMLLVFVLLARILKISELRSLPGLG, encoded by the coding sequence ATGGTGGAGGGGACGCCGGGCGCGGCGAGAACGCGGTTACCGGGGAAGCAGAAGCGAGGGCGGCATGCCGCCGCGAAGTCCGGCGCGGCAAAGGGCGGGCTGATGCGCTCGTCCATGCTGATGGCAGCGGGGACGGTGGTGTCCCGGGCAACGGGCCTGCTGAGAACAGTCCTACAGGCCGGGGCACTCGGGACGGGACTGCTCGCTACGACGTACAACCAGGCCAACGTGGTGCCGGCGAGCCTGTACTTCCTGCTCATCGGCGGTGCGCTGAACTCCGTACTGGTTCCGCAGCTGGTGAGGGCCAGGATGGAGCAGCCCGATGGCGGACGGGCCTTCGAGCAGCGTCTGGTCACCCTCACGATGTCGGTGCTGGGAATCGGCACGCTGCTGGCTGTCTGGGCGGCGCCGCAGATCATCAGCCTCTATCAGAGCGACTCACCGGCCAACCACGAAGCGTTTCAGCTGACGGTGGTCTTCGCGCGGTTCCTGCTCCCGCAGATCTTCTTCTACGGACTGTTCAGCATCCTGGGCCAAGTGCTCAACGCCCGCAACAAGTTCGGCGCGATGATGTGGACCCCTGTCCTCAACAACGTCGTCCTGATCTCCATGTTCGGTGTGTACCTCGGCATGATGACCGTTCCGGACTCCGTCCAGGACATCTCCCAGGCCCAGGTCACGCTGCTCGGCGCGGGCACCACACTCGCCCTGGCGATCCAGGCGCTCGCCCTGATTCCCTTCGCCAGGGCTGCCGGCTTCCGCTTCCGCCCACGTTTCGACTGGCGCGGCACCGGGCTCGGCAAGAGCATCAGCGCGGCCCGTTGGACCCTGCTGTTCGTCCTCACCAACCTCGTAGCCAGCACGGTGGTGACCCGCTATGCCTCCGCCGCAGACACGGCACTGCCCAATGGCGGCGTGGGCTTTTCCGCCTACACCTACGCGCAGACCATCTGGTCGCTGCCGCAGTCCGTCATCACCGTCTCGCTGGTCACCGCCCTGCTGCCGCGAATGAGCCGGGCCGTTGCCGAACACCGCCTCGACGACATGCGCGGTGACCTCTCCCGAGCCCTGCGGATCAGCGGCGTCGTCATCGTTCCCGCCGCTTTCTTCTTCGTCGCCCTCGGCCCGCAAATGGCGCAGGTGGTCTTCGCTCACGGAGCAGCCCATCCGGCATCCATCGTGCCGCTGGGCCAGATGCTCCAGGCTTTCGGACTCGGGCTGATCCCCTTCTCGGCGCAGTACATGCTGCTGCGCGGCTTCTACGCCTTCGAGGACACCCGCACCCCGTTCTGGATGGCCGTGTGGATCAGTACGGCAAACATCGCCCTGGCCACGGTCTGCCATCTGCTGATGCCTCCGCGCTGGGCCGTCACTGGCCTGGCCGGCGCCTACGCCGCCTCGTACGCCATCGGCCTGCTCATCACCGCGATGCTGTTGCGACGACGCCTCGAAGGCCGGCTGGACGGCAAGCGACTGTGCCGCACCTACGGCAAGCTGACGGCCTCTGCTCTCGCGGCGGGAACGCTGGGTTGGTCCGTGGCCCGCTCATGCTCCAGCACCGTCACCTCGACCACCTGGGCACCCGCTCTGGGCCTCGCCGCAGGAGGCCTCACGATGCTCCTGGTGTTCGTGCTGCTCGCACGAATCCTGAAGATCAGCGAGCTGCGGAGCCTGCCGGGCCTGGGGTGA
- a CDS encoding transposase family protein, translating into MTRRVAPLFSGVVRPGRMHDWTAVRTEGIAEQFHRHPKVKAEVDEGYRGLANEFPGQVSAPPKKLKDDAPLGEHHAWREQRRRQSSARICVEHTNAEYKQWRPLQRFTGCRETYAETHLAIAALVSDRSARRATRRKSSTELVLARQAAC; encoded by the coding sequence GTGACCCGCAGGGTCGCACCGCTGTTCAGCGGTGTGGTCCGGCCGGGACGTATGCACGACTGGACCGCCGTGCGCACCGAGGGCATCGCCGAGCAGTTCCACCGGCACCCCAAGGTCAAGGCCGAGGTCGACGAGGGCTACCGGGGCCTGGCCAACGAGTTCCCCGGCCAGGTCAGCGCTCCGCCGAAGAAACTGAAGGACGACGCGCCGCTGGGCGAGCACCACGCCTGGCGCGAGCAGCGACGCCGCCAGTCCTCCGCGCGGATCTGCGTAGAGCACACCAACGCCGAGTACAAGCAGTGGCGGCCCCTGCAGCGGTTCACCGGCTGCCGCGAGACCTACGCCGAGACCCACCTCGCGATCGCCGCCCTGGTCTCTGACCGCTCCGCCCGGCGGGCAACCCGCCGCAAGTCGAGCACGGAACTGGTGCTCGCCCGGCAGGCCGCCTGCTGA
- a CDS encoding pentapeptide repeat-containing protein, which yields MPINDIAPLETRPADAQVALTALGVLCQHREQSWVNLSITDLRRADCDGLWFPEVNFDRACMEAAGLYHANLTQASLVSVNLRHADLTTAILRRARCILGDLRAAKLVETDLRDADFTETDLREANLRKADAHGAVFHRADLRMADLRGTDLRTANLVEARLTGALASEHTRWPDDFDHTAAGIVDTDDPGPEPSPLPQPPGMTWQAPPLRSNP from the coding sequence GTGCCCATCAACGACATCGCACCCCTGGAGACCCGCCCCGCCGACGCCCAGGTGGCGCTGACCGCGCTCGGCGTGCTGTGCCAGCACCGGGAGCAGTCCTGGGTCAACCTCAGCATCACCGACTTGCGCCGGGCCGACTGCGACGGACTGTGGTTCCCCGAGGTCAACTTCGACCGCGCCTGCATGGAGGCGGCGGGCCTGTACCACGCCAATCTGACCCAGGCGTCCCTGGTCTCGGTCAACCTGCGGCACGCTGACCTCACGACGGCGATTCTCCGCCGGGCTCGCTGCATTCTGGGCGACCTACGGGCCGCGAAGCTGGTCGAAACCGACTTGCGTGACGCCGACTTCACCGAGACCGACCTGCGCGAGGCAAACCTGCGCAAGGCCGACGCCCACGGCGCGGTCTTCCACCGCGCCGACCTCCGCATGGCCGACTTGCGCGGCACCGACCTGCGCACCGCCAACCTTGTCGAAGCACGCCTGACCGGCGCCCTGGCCAGTGAGCACACCCGCTGGCCCGACGACTTCGACCACACGGCCGCCGGAATCGTCGACACCGATGACCCCGGACCCGAGCCCTCGCCCCTACCCCAGCCGCCCGGGATGACGTGGCAGGCACCCCCGCTGAGGTCCAATCCCTGA
- a CDS encoding TetR/AcrR family transcriptional regulator, giving the protein MKQEAKSATSAPTTLWDRTRQLASQEILETALRLFIEQGYDETTIAQIAREAGVSQRTLFRYFGTKEDLLGGGQDQFGQVLMDTISEQPADAGIWEALRAGVAAVLALHDSREQALERFRLLHNTASLRAGWLEKRLRFQENLLPLIETRMDAAAGNEGARARAVIATAFACLDAASMTWVANGGKSEIMDLYDECLAAVRG; this is encoded by the coding sequence ATGAAGCAGGAAGCCAAGTCAGCGACGAGCGCACCGACCACGCTGTGGGACCGGACACGGCAGCTGGCTTCCCAGGAGATCCTCGAGACGGCACTGCGCCTGTTCATCGAGCAGGGCTACGACGAGACGACCATCGCCCAGATCGCCCGGGAGGCCGGCGTTTCCCAGCGCACTCTCTTCCGCTACTTCGGCACCAAGGAGGACCTTCTCGGCGGCGGCCAGGACCAGTTCGGGCAGGTCCTGATGGACACGATCAGCGAACAGCCCGCCGATGCCGGTATCTGGGAGGCCCTGCGCGCAGGGGTGGCTGCCGTACTGGCCTTGCATGACAGCCGCGAGCAGGCCCTGGAGCGGTTCCGCCTCCTGCACAACACCGCCTCGCTGCGTGCCGGTTGGCTCGAAAAGCGACTGCGGTTCCAGGAGAACCTGCTGCCGCTCATCGAGACCCGCATGGACGCTGCTGCCGGCAACGAGGGTGCGAGGGCCCGCGCGGTGATCGCGACGGCGTTCGCATGCCTGGATGCCGCATCGATGACGTGGGTCGCCAACGGCGGCAAGAGCGAAATCATGGACCTGTACGACGAGTGCCTGGCTGCGGTGCGCGGCTGA
- a CDS encoding SDR family NAD(P)-dependent oxidoreductase has product MPAPTALITGGTSGIGKATAELLHSRGYRVMVTGLGNVADAGLPEDVTAVRADARSLPDIDQAIDQARRQLGSLDLLFLNAGISRPGPIESTDEDAFDALFDINVKGHFFTLQKALPLLNEGASVVFTVGAAEGLGAAMTAAKGALLPLMRSLALELAPHRIRVNAVSPGLINTPAYSKMGVSQEMIGSWARDIPLGRVGAPADIAEAVAFLASDAAGYITGDNLTVSGGIGVHSNA; this is encoded by the coding sequence ATGCCTGCACCCACAGCTTTGATCACCGGTGGAACCAGCGGCATCGGCAAGGCGACCGCCGAACTGCTCCACTCCCGCGGCTACCGCGTCATGGTCACCGGCCTCGGCAATGTCGCCGACGCCGGACTTCCCGAAGACGTCACGGCTGTCCGGGCCGACGCACGGTCCCTGCCGGACATCGACCAGGCGATCGACCAGGCGCGCCGACAACTCGGCTCCCTCGACCTGCTCTTCCTCAACGCGGGCATCTCCCGCCCCGGCCCGATCGAATCAACCGACGAAGACGCCTTCGACGCCCTGTTCGACATCAACGTCAAGGGACACTTCTTCACCCTGCAAAAGGCGCTGCCGCTCCTCAACGAGGGCGCCTCGGTCGTGTTCACCGTGGGCGCCGCCGAAGGGCTCGGGGCCGCGATGACAGCGGCCAAGGGCGCTCTGCTGCCCCTCATGCGGTCCCTCGCACTCGAACTCGCCCCCCACCGCATCCGCGTCAACGCGGTCAGCCCGGGACTGATCAACACCCCTGCCTACAGCAAGATGGGTGTCTCCCAGGAAATGATCGGCTCCTGGGCCCGGGACATCCCGCTCGGCCGCGTCGGCGCTCCCGCCGACATCGCCGAAGCCGTGGCCTTCCTCGCCTCGGACGCCGCCGGCTACATCACCGGCGACAACCTCACCGTCTCCGGCGGCATCGGTGTTCACTCCAACGCCTGA